The following are from one region of the Noviherbaspirillum sedimenti genome:
- a CDS encoding DUF2182 domain-containing protein: MSSPAGAPPSGAARHQRVFLPLMVALITLAWLALWAWSRSPYGRYLEHGDWTASGPAAFLCRVVPAGGVVVPMTLYAAAWIFMTAAMMLPTTLPLFNAFDRLTAARPDHGRLVLLLGLGYMTAWGAFGLLAHALHSVLLFLLASVPVLAWHGWVIGAATIALAGAFQFSKLKYQCLEKCRTPLSFIMQRWRGHAPGWHAFSLGAQHGLFCAGCCWALMLLMFAFGAGSLGWMLLLAAVMAIEKNVRWGRRLGTPLGVALLGWAAVVVAMHV, translated from the coding sequence ATGAGTTCGCCGGCAGGCGCGCCGCCGTCCGGCGCCGCGCGTCACCAGCGCGTGTTCTTGCCGCTCATGGTGGCGCTGATTACACTCGCGTGGCTGGCATTGTGGGCGTGGTCGCGCAGTCCGTACGGACGATATCTCGAGCATGGCGACTGGACGGCGTCAGGGCCGGCGGCATTTCTGTGTCGCGTCGTTCCCGCCGGCGGCGTGGTGGTGCCCATGACCCTCTATGCGGCCGCGTGGATCTTCATGACGGCAGCCATGATGCTGCCGACGACCTTGCCCTTGTTTAATGCCTTCGACCGCCTGACGGCCGCGCGCCCGGATCATGGGCGCCTGGTCCTGCTGCTCGGCCTGGGGTACATGACGGCCTGGGGCGCGTTCGGGCTGCTGGCGCATGCCTTGCACAGTGTCTTGCTGTTCCTGCTCGCCAGCGTGCCCGTGCTGGCCTGGCATGGCTGGGTGATCGGCGCGGCGACCATTGCGCTGGCCGGCGCATTTCAGTTCAGCAAGCTCAAGTACCAGTGCCTGGAAAAATGCCGCACGCCCCTGAGTTTCATCATGCAGCGCTGGCGCGGGCATGCGCCAGGGTGGCACGCGTTCTCGCTGGGCGCGCAGCATGGCCTGTTCTGCGCCGGCTGCTGCTGGGCACTGATGCTGTTGATGTTCGCCTTCGGCGCCGGCAGCCTGGGCTGGATGCTCCTGCTTGCGGCGGTGATGGCAATCGAAAAGAACGTGCGCTGGGGCCGGCGTCTCGGCACGCCGCTCGGTGTCGCGCTACTGGGCTGGGCCGCCGTCGTGGTGGCGATGCATGTCTGA
- a CDS encoding DUF1326 domain-containing protein yields the protein MSYHLEGRLLEVCNCKVLCPCWIGEDPDNGTCDTIIAWRIDKGAVDGVDVSGNTIAAVAHVPGNILQGNWTAAIYVDDQASKAQEEALLKVYTGQAGGPVAELAKLIGQVVSVERAPIRFTVVGGKGELEIGKNYYAELEPYLGPSGGPTTLADTVFSTVPGAPVFVGKAPTYRSRNAALGIDLDIKNHNALQSTFAFDA from the coding sequence ATGAGCTATCACCTGGAAGGCCGTCTGCTCGAGGTTTGCAATTGCAAGGTGCTGTGCCCTTGCTGGATCGGCGAAGATCCTGACAACGGCACCTGCGACACCATCATCGCCTGGCGCATAGACAAGGGGGCAGTCGACGGCGTCGATGTGAGTGGCAACACCATCGCGGCCGTGGCCCATGTGCCCGGTAATATCCTGCAAGGCAACTGGACTGCCGCGATCTACGTCGACGACCAGGCATCCAAGGCGCAGGAAGAGGCTCTGCTGAAAGTCTATACCGGCCAGGCCGGCGGGCCGGTTGCCGAGCTTGCCAAGCTCATCGGTCAGGTCGTCTCGGTGGAGCGCGCGCCGATCAGATTCACCGTGGTCGGGGGCAAGGGCGAACTCGAGATTGGCAAGAATTATTATGCCGAACTCGAGCCGTATCTCGGCCCGAGCGGCGGCCCGACCACGCTTGCCGACACCGTGTTCTCGACGGTGCCGGGGGCGCCGGTATTTGTCGGCAAGGCGCCAACCTATCGATCCAGGAATGCCGCCCTCGGCATCGACCTCGACATCAAGAACCATAACGCCCTGCAGAGCACGTTCGCCTTCGACGCATGA
- a CDS encoding PEP-CTERM sorting domain-containing protein — translation MKRLFALLMFLLAGSANAALITSTADAALAGATIETFDSAADGDYASLALPGVTIVGNGSPMSIDSSYASSYGIGGKTLNNSSSSPLSFDLVFSNAVSAFGIWGGAVNNSWVYTAYDAANNVLESITTSPACCSPMFFGIANSAGISRVTLNGFGDWVIFDNLYTVAGGQNDVPEPISLALFGLGLAGLAAMRRKNSAA, via the coding sequence ATGAAACGACTTTTTGCTTTGCTGATGTTTTTGTTGGCTGGTTCAGCCAATGCTGCGCTCATCACTTCCACCGCTGATGCCGCACTGGCCGGCGCCACTATCGAAACTTTTGATTCGGCTGCCGACGGCGATTATGCCTCACTCGCACTGCCGGGCGTGACCATCGTTGGCAATGGCTCGCCGATGTCGATCGACTCTTCCTATGCCTCGTCCTATGGTATTGGCGGCAAGACTTTAAACAACAGCAGCAGCTCGCCGCTCAGCTTTGACCTGGTGTTTTCGAATGCCGTTTCGGCATTCGGTATCTGGGGCGGTGCCGTCAATAATTCCTGGGTCTATACCGCCTATGACGCAGCCAATAATGTTCTTGAAAGCATTACTACTTCGCCTGCCTGCTGCAGTCCGATGTTTTTTGGTATTGCCAACAGCGCCGGTATCAGCCGCGTGACCCTGAATGGTTTCGGCGACTGGGTGATTTTCGATAACCTGTACACGGTTGCCGGTGGCCAGAATGATGTGCCGGAGCCAATTTCACTGGCCTTGTTCGGCCTCGGTCTGGCTGGACTTGCCGCAATGCGTCGCAAGAACAGCGCTGCCTGA
- the thiE gene encoding thiamine phosphate synthase has product MKGLYLVTPDWDDTQKLLEITELALKGGAALVQYRHKTADAGLRREQAECLLSLCRSYQRPLVINDFVDLCLAIDADGIHVGGTDATVAEARAVVGPGKIVGASCYGDLQLARAAHAAGASYVAYGGFYPSRVKKYPVTTSTDIIARSHAEVPLPAVVIGGMTVENAAPLVAAGADMVAAISSIYLAADPQAVARRFAGLFPA; this is encoded by the coding sequence CCGGACTGGGATGACACGCAAAAATTACTGGAAATCACCGAGTTGGCCTTGAAGGGCGGCGCGGCGCTGGTGCAGTACCGCCACAAGACGGCCGACGCCGGCCTGCGGCGCGAACAGGCTGAATGCCTGTTGTCGCTGTGCCGCAGCTATCAGCGTCCGCTGGTCATCAATGATTTCGTCGACCTGTGCCTGGCCATCGATGCCGACGGCATTCACGTCGGCGGCACCGACGCCACGGTCGCAGAAGCTCGTGCCGTCGTCGGTCCGGGCAAGATTGTCGGCGCCTCCTGCTACGGCGACTTGCAACTGGCGCGCGCCGCCCATGCCGCCGGCGCCAGCTATGTCGCCTACGGTGGTTTTTATCCTTCGCGCGTGAAGAAGTATCCGGTGACCACGTCGACCGACATCATCGCCCGCTCGCATGCCGAGGTGCCGCTGCCGGCCGTCGTCATCGGCGGCATGACCGTCGAAAACGCCGCGCCGCTGGTGGCAGCCGGTGCCGACATGGTCGCGGCGATCAGCAGCATCTATCTGGCCGCCGACCCGCAAGCTGTGGCACGCAGGTTCGCCGGGCTGTTTCCGGCGTAG